GCAGATCGACGAGCGGCTGCGCGGGTTGATCTCGAGCTTCTTCATGCCCGTGTTCTTCGGTCTCGCCGGCCTCAGCGCCGATCTCTCGGTGCTGCGCGATCCAACTCTCCTGATGCTCACGGCCCTCCTGGTCGTGATCGCCAGCGTCGGCAAGTTCGGCGGCGCGTTCGCCGGCGGCACGGTGGGCGGCCTGAGCACGCGGGAGTCGCTGGCGCTGGCGAGCGGAATGAATGCGCGCGGCTCGACCGAGGTCATCATTGCCACCATCGGCCTTTCCATCGGCGTGCTCAGCCAGAACCTGTTTACGATGATCGTCACGATGGCGATCGTGACCACGATGGCGATGCCGCCGATGCTGCGCGCGGCGCTCGCGAAACTGCCAATGAACAAGGAGGAGAAGGAGCGGCTGGAGCGGGAAGAATTCGAGAAGCGCGGTTTCGTCGCCAATCTCGAACGTCCCTTGCTTGCGGTCGACGAGAGCGTCACCGCGACCTTTGCCTCGCACATTGTCGGGTTGATCGCCGGCATGCGCGGCCTGCCGATCACCGTGCTGCATATCGGCAAGCGGGCCAGCGAGCAGCAGAAGGACCGCGACGCCGATAAGAGCCATGAAGCCGTGGTGAAGAAGGCGGCCGAGACCGTCTCCGCCGTCGGTGACGGCGATTCGGGCAGCATCGATGTCGTCACCCGCGCCAGGCGCGCCGAGCTCGGAGAGACCATCACCGAGGAGGCGCGCAAGGGCTTTGATCTTCTCGTCGTCGGCGTCGACAAGGTCGCCGCGGCCAAGGACCGCTTCGATCGCAGCATCGAGGACATCGCAGCAAAATTCGACGGACCGCTCGCGATCGTCGCTGCCAAGGGCAAGCATCTGAAGCAGCCGATGCCTGATGGCCTCAACATCCTCGTCCCCGTTTCCGGCAGCGGCGTCTCCAAGCGCGGCGCGGAGGTTGCCGTGGCGCTGACGCAGGCCGGATCAGGCTCGCTGCGGGTGATCTATGTGGCGACGACGCGAGACAAGGGCGCGCAGCGCGGCGCCTCTCGCGGCCTCGGTCAGGAAGCAGGCATCCTCAAGGACGCCAGCGATCTTGCCGCCCGCTACGATGTCGACATCACCACCACGCTGCGCGTCAACCGGTCGCCGGAGGCGGCGATCCTGCGCGAGATCGACACCACCGACGTCGACCTCGTCGTCATGGGCGTCGACCGCATCCAGGCCGATCATCTCTCCTTCGGCGGCGTTGCGGACGCCGTGCTCAGACAGTCGAAGGTCTCGGTGCTGCTGGTGTCGAGCGGCGAGGCGCGGCAGGCGTCGAGCGAGAAGGGGTAGCTCCGCCGTCATTGCGAGCGTAGCGACTTGTCCGCCGAAGCCTTAGCGAAGGCGGAAGCAATCCAGAATCTCTCCGCAGTTACAGTCTGGATTGCTTCGTCGCAAGGGCTCCTGCAATGACGGGGAGAGGCCGCCCATGATGACATTATGCACCTGTTTTGCCCGACGGCACAAGCAATTTTCTGTAAAAACGAAATTGCTCGCGCTTTTCAACCGCATCCCTACTGTGCATGGGGTTGTTTTCAGGACTTCACCTCCGCAGCGGCCACCGCCTTCGGCGCCTTCCGCTGCTCCAGCCAGTTTTCGAACCGCTGCACCACCACGAAGAAGGCCGGCACGAACAGCACGGCGAGGCAGGTCGAGGCCAGCATGCCCGAGAACACCGTGATGCC
This genomic interval from Bradyrhizobium guangzhouense contains the following:
- a CDS encoding cation:proton antiporter codes for the protein MQWSLLRPAGLAPAALVLTTMAASAEGGKSAGPSEFLLVTQIVLLIAVGRGLGEIMQRIGQPSVIGELLAGILLGPSLFGWIWPEAQAAIFPKMPEQKAMLDGIAQVGILLLLLLTGMETDLKLVRKVGKAAIAISIAGILVPFACGFALGEYLPDALLPKPEQRLVASLFMGTALSISSVKIVAVVVREMNFMRRNVGQIIVATAVIDDTIGWIIIAVIFSLASQGTLDIASVAKAVLGTLVFLAISFTVGRRLVFQLIRWANDNLVSAAAVITVILLLMGVMALITHAIGVHTVLGAFVAGILVGESPILTRQIDERLRGLISSFFMPVFFGLAGLSADLSVLRDPTLLMLTALLVVIASVGKFGGAFAGGTVGGLSTRESLALASGMNARGSTEVIIATIGLSIGVLSQNLFTMIVTMAIVTTMAMPPMLRAALAKLPMNKEEKERLEREEFEKRGFVANLERPLLAVDESVTATFASHIVGLIAGMRGLPITVLHIGKRASEQQKDRDADKSHEAVVKKAAETVSAVGDGDSGSIDVVTRARRAELGETITEEARKGFDLLVVGVDKVAAAKDRFDRSIEDIAAKFDGPLAIVAAKGKHLKQPMPDGLNILVPVSGSGVSKRGAEVAVALTQAGSGSLRVIYVATTRDKGAQRGASRGLGQEAGILKDASDLAARYDVDITTTLRVNRSPEAAILREIDTTDVDLVVMGVDRIQADHLSFGGVADAVLRQSKVSVLLVSSGEARQASSEKG